The following proteins come from a genomic window of Streptomyces sp. NBC_01716:
- the guaA gene encoding glutamine-hydrolyzing GMP synthase produces the protein MPAVPPAAPDAVLVVDFGAQYAQLIARRVREARVYSEIVPSTMPVAEMLAKNPKAIILSGGPSSVYAEDAPALDRALFEAGVPVFGICYGFQLMATALGGTVDNTGSREYGRTGLHVSQSGSTLFGGTPDEQPVWMSHGDACSAAPEGFTVTASTDVVPVAAFENDEKKLYGVQHHPEVMHSTHGQQVLEHFLYRGAGIEPTWTTGNVIEEQVAAIRERVGSSRAICGLSGGVDSAVAAALVQKAIGSQLTCVYVDHGLMRKGETEQVEKDFVAATGVQLKVVDAQERFLAALAGVSDPEQKRKIIGREFIRVFEQAQAEIVAEAEPGEPVEFLVQGTLYPDVVESGGGTGTANIKSHHNVGGLPEDLEFALVEPLRQLFKDEVRMVGQELGLPDEIVHRQPFPGPGLGIRIVGDITRERLDLLREADAIAREELTAAGLDRDIWQCPVVLLADVRSVGVQGDGRTYGHPIVLRPVSSEDAMTADWTRMPYDVLAKISTRITNEVADVNRVVLDVTSKPPGTIEWE, from the coding sequence GTGCCAGCAGTACCCCCCGCCGCCCCCGACGCCGTACTCGTCGTCGACTTCGGCGCGCAGTACGCCCAGCTCATCGCCCGCCGCGTCCGCGAGGCCCGGGTCTACAGCGAGATCGTGCCCTCCACGATGCCGGTGGCCGAGATGCTGGCCAAGAACCCCAAGGCGATCATCCTCTCCGGCGGCCCGTCCTCCGTGTACGCGGAGGACGCCCCGGCCCTCGACCGCGCGCTCTTCGAGGCCGGGGTCCCGGTCTTCGGCATCTGCTACGGCTTCCAGCTGATGGCGACGGCGCTCGGCGGGACGGTCGACAACACCGGCTCGCGCGAGTACGGCCGTACGGGACTGCATGTCTCCCAGTCCGGCTCCACGCTCTTCGGGGGCACCCCGGACGAGCAGCCGGTGTGGATGTCCCACGGCGACGCCTGTTCCGCCGCCCCCGAGGGCTTCACCGTCACCGCCTCCACCGACGTGGTGCCGGTCGCGGCCTTCGAGAACGACGAGAAGAAGCTGTACGGCGTCCAGCACCACCCCGAGGTCATGCACTCGACGCACGGCCAGCAGGTCCTTGAGCACTTCCTCTACCGAGGGGCCGGCATCGAGCCGACCTGGACCACCGGCAACGTCATCGAGGAGCAGGTCGCCGCGATCCGCGAGCGGGTCGGCTCCAGCCGGGCGATCTGCGGTCTCTCCGGCGGTGTGGACTCGGCCGTCGCCGCTGCCCTCGTACAGAAGGCGATCGGTTCGCAGCTGACCTGCGTGTACGTCGACCACGGGCTGATGCGCAAGGGCGAGACCGAGCAGGTCGAGAAGGACTTCGTCGCCGCGACCGGCGTACAGCTGAAGGTGGTCGACGCACAGGAGCGCTTCCTGGCAGCGCTGGCCGGGGTCTCCGACCCGGAGCAGAAGCGGAAGATCATCGGCCGCGAGTTCATCCGGGTCTTCGAGCAGGCCCAGGCGGAGATCGTCGCGGAGGCCGAGCCCGGCGAGCCGGTCGAGTTCCTCGTCCAGGGCACGCTCTACCCGGACGTGGTCGAGTCCGGCGGCGGCACGGGCACGGCCAACATCAAGTCGCACCACAACGTCGGCGGGCTCCCCGAGGACCTGGAGTTCGCACTGGTCGAGCCGTTGCGCCAGCTCTTCAAGGACGAGGTCCGGATGGTCGGCCAGGAACTGGGCCTGCCGGACGAGATCGTCCACCGCCAGCCCTTCCCGGGCCCGGGACTCGGCATCCGTATCGTCGGCGACATCACGCGCGAACGCCTGGACCTGCTGCGCGAGGCGGACGCCATCGCCCGCGAGGAGCTGACGGCGGCCGGTCTCGACCGTGACATCTGGCAGTGCCCGGTGGTGCTGCTCGCGGACGTCCGGTCCGTGGGCGTCCAGGGCGACGGCCGTACGTACGGCCACCCGATTGTGCTGCGCCCGGTCTCCTCGGAGGACGCGATGACGGCGGACTGGACACGGATGCCGTACGACGTACTGGCGAAGATCTCCACCCGCATCACCAACGAGGTGGCGGACGTGAACCGCGTGGTCCTGGACGTGACGAGCAAGCCGCCGGGCACGATCGAGTGGGAGTGA
- a CDS encoding GMC family oxidoreductase: MSGDIHARGPEDDDREDRDRDGFKGNDGYDGYDYDVIVVGSGFGGAVSALRLTEKGYRVGVLEAGRRFTPGTLPKNSWDLKNYLWAPALGLFGIQRVHLLGNVMVLAGAGVGGGSLNYANTLYVPPKAFFEDRQWAGITDWQAELAPYYDQAKRMLGVRLNPVMTPSDVHLKATAQAMGVGDTFHLAPVGVFFGDGKDADGTERAEPGASVGDPYFGGAGPSRRACTQCGECMTGCRHGAKNTLNENYLHLAEQAGAVIRPMTTVVDITEDPAGGHRVATVPTHRRKSAPRELRARQVVVAAGTYGTQTLLHTMKDRGRLPRLSDRLGELTRTNSEALVGAQTTDRRYRKKYGAAGGGADFTRGVAITSSFHPDADTHVEPVRYGKGSNAMGSLSILQVPYSENGRRIAGWLGNMAKHPVRAARSLSYRHWSERTIIGLVMQSVDNSLTTYRKQGGIGKGLLTARQSHGDPNPKQIAEGTRTATLLAEEINGFAGSNVGELMGTPLTAHFLGGCPIGSDAEHGVIDPYHRLYGHPGVSVVDGSAVSANLGVNPSLTITAQAERAMSFWPNKGEEDPRPEQSAGTAYVRREAVAPKSPAVPASAFGALRLPFLGLPTVPPMRERSAP, from the coding sequence ATGTCAGGGGACATCCATGCCCGGGGGCCGGAGGACGACGACCGCGAGGACCGCGACCGCGACGGCTTCAAGGGCAACGACGGCTACGACGGCTACGACTATGACGTCATCGTCGTCGGGTCGGGCTTCGGCGGCGCGGTCTCCGCGCTGCGGCTGACCGAGAAGGGCTACCGGGTCGGTGTCCTCGAAGCCGGCCGCCGCTTCACTCCCGGCACCCTCCCCAAGAACTCCTGGGACCTCAAGAACTATCTCTGGGCCCCGGCCCTCGGCCTCTTCGGCATCCAGCGGGTCCATCTGCTCGGCAATGTCATGGTCCTGGCCGGCGCCGGTGTCGGCGGCGGCTCGCTCAACTACGCGAACACGCTGTACGTGCCGCCGAAGGCGTTCTTCGAGGACAGGCAGTGGGCCGGCATCACCGACTGGCAGGCCGAACTCGCCCCGTACTACGACCAGGCCAAGCGCATGCTCGGCGTCAGGCTCAACCCGGTCATGACCCCCTCGGACGTCCATCTGAAGGCCACCGCACAGGCGATGGGCGTGGGCGACACCTTCCACCTCGCACCGGTCGGGGTCTTCTTCGGCGACGGCAAGGACGCCGACGGTACGGAACGTGCCGAGCCCGGCGCGTCCGTCGGCGACCCGTACTTCGGCGGCGCCGGTCCCTCCCGCAGGGCCTGCACCCAGTGCGGCGAGTGCATGACCGGCTGCCGGCACGGCGCCAAGAACACGCTGAACGAGAACTATCTCCATCTCGCCGAACAGGCCGGGGCCGTCATCCGCCCCATGACGACCGTCGTCGACATCACGGAGGACCCGGCGGGCGGCCATCGCGTCGCGACCGTCCCCACCCACCGGCGCAAGTCCGCGCCACGGGAGCTGCGCGCCCGCCAAGTCGTCGTCGCGGCGGGGACGTACGGGACACAGACCCTGCTGCACACGATGAAGGACCGGGGCCGGCTGCCCCGGCTGTCCGACCGGCTCGGTGAGCTGACCCGTACCAACTCCGAGGCCCTGGTGGGCGCCCAGACCACCGACCGGCGCTACCGGAAGAAGTACGGCGCCGCCGGTGGCGGGGCGGACTTCACCCGTGGTGTCGCCATCACCTCCTCCTTCCATCCCGACGCCGACACCCATGTGGAGCCGGTCCGTTACGGCAAGGGCTCCAACGCGATGGGCTCGCTCTCGATCCTCCAGGTCCCCTACAGCGAGAACGGCCGCCGGATAGCCGGCTGGCTCGGCAACATGGCCAAGCACCCCGTCCGCGCGGCCCGTTCGCTCTCCTACCGGCACTGGTCGGAGCGGACCATCATCGGCCTGGTCATGCAGTCCGTCGACAACTCGCTGACGACATACCGCAAGCAAGGCGGTATTGGGAAAGGGCTGCTGACGGCACGTCAGAGCCATGGCGACCCCAACCCCAAGCAGATCGCGGAAGGTACGCGGACGGCGACCCTGCTGGCCGAGGAGATCAACGGCTTCGCCGGCTCGAACGTCGGTGAGCTGATGGGCACTCCGCTCACCGCGCACTTCCTCGGCGGCTGCCCGATCGGGTCGGACGCGGAGCACGGTGTCATCGACCCGTACCACCGGCTGTACGGCCACCCGGGCGTCTCGGTGGTCGACGGCTCGGCGGTCTCGGCGAACCTCGGCGTCAATCCGTCGCTCACCATCACCGCGCAGGCCGAGCGCGCGATGTCCTTCTGGCCCAACAAGGGGGAGGAGGACCCGCGTCCGGAGCAGTCGGCGGGGACGGCGTACGTACGGCGGGAGGCGGTCGCGCCCAAGTCGCCGGCGGTCCCGGCGTCGGCGTTCGGGGCGCTGAGGCTGCCGTTCCTCGGGCTGCCGACGGTGCCGCCGATGAGGGAGCGTAGCGCTCCCTGA
- a CDS encoding chorismate mutase yields the protein MTATDRAATGPAVTDRTGARTEDAAAVIDGARERIDALDDRIIGLVQERMAVSAVIQDARITSGGRRVNLSRENEILARFSDALGTPGTALAMTLLELSRGRI from the coding sequence ATGACTGCCACCGACCGCGCTGCCACCGGCCCCGCTGTCACCGACCGCACCGGCGCCCGTACCGAGGACGCCGCGGCGGTGATCGACGGCGCGCGTGAGCGCATCGACGCGCTGGACGACCGGATCATCGGTCTCGTACAGGAACGGATGGCCGTCTCCGCCGTCATCCAGGACGCCCGTATCACCTCCGGCGGACGCCGGGTCAACCTCTCGCGCGAGAACGAGATCCTGGCCCGCTTCAGTGACGCGCTCGGCACGCCGGGCACCGCGCTCGCGATGACGCTGCTGGAGCTCTCACGCGGCCGGATCTGA
- a CDS encoding succinic semialdehyde dehydrogenase: protein MTDSQAPTTNPVAPVPAGVRTAADVVTPEVLAQLIRGVVGSGQTANHTPATGEKLADLPESTPEDVAEAFARARAAQPVWAATSVRKRAAVLLRFHDLLLERQAEVLDLIQLETGKARLHGHEEVQSVAVAARHYGRKAPAYLRPKRHTGAVPLLTTVTEQRHPRGVVGQIVPWNYPLELSVGDALPAFAAGNAVVMKPDTETALTALWARDLLVEAGLPAGLFQVVIGDGAVVGPEVVERGDYISFTGSTRTGREVARRAASRLVGASLELGGKNAMLVLRDADIEKAAAGAVRACFSTAGQLCVSIERLYVHESVADAFVERFVARTKAMRLGSALAYGADMGSLVGERQLKTVTGHVDEAVAKGATVLAGGVARPDIGPYFYEPTILEGVEAPMSVCTEETFGPVVSIYRFRDEDEAVELANSTPYGLNSSVWTRDARRGHAVATRLRTGTVNINEGYASAYGSVRAPMGGMKESGLGRRHGSEGILKFTEVQTVARQRVLPMAPSMGMDDEKYAAFMTRSLRALKAFRLR, encoded by the coding sequence ATGACGGACTCACAGGCCCCCACGACCAATCCCGTGGCTCCGGTGCCCGCCGGCGTGCGCACTGCCGCCGACGTGGTCACTCCCGAGGTGCTCGCCCAGCTCATCAGGGGCGTCGTGGGTTCCGGACAGACCGCGAACCACACCCCGGCCACCGGCGAGAAGCTCGCCGACCTGCCCGAGTCCACCCCCGAGGACGTCGCCGAGGCCTTCGCACGCGCCCGCGCCGCGCAGCCCGTCTGGGCGGCGACCTCCGTACGGAAGCGCGCCGCCGTCCTGCTCCGCTTCCACGACCTCCTGCTGGAGCGCCAGGCCGAGGTGCTCGACCTCATCCAGCTGGAGACCGGCAAGGCGAGGCTGCACGGGCACGAAGAGGTCCAGTCCGTGGCCGTCGCCGCCCGCCACTACGGGCGCAAGGCCCCGGCGTATCTGCGGCCGAAACGGCACACCGGCGCCGTACCCCTGCTGACCACGGTGACCGAGCAGCGCCACCCGCGCGGTGTCGTCGGCCAGATCGTGCCCTGGAACTACCCCCTCGAACTCTCCGTCGGGGACGCCCTGCCCGCCTTCGCCGCGGGCAACGCCGTGGTGATGAAGCCCGACACCGAGACCGCGCTCACCGCCCTGTGGGCGCGTGACCTGCTGGTCGAGGCCGGGCTGCCGGCCGGGCTGTTCCAGGTGGTGATCGGCGATGGCGCGGTCGTCGGGCCGGAGGTCGTCGAGCGCGGCGACTACATCTCGTTCACCGGCTCCACCCGCACCGGCCGCGAGGTGGCGCGGCGCGCGGCGAGCCGGCTCGTCGGCGCCTCCCTCGAACTCGGCGGCAAGAACGCCATGCTGGTCCTGCGTGACGCCGACATCGAGAAGGCTGCGGCCGGCGCGGTGCGCGCCTGCTTCTCCACGGCCGGCCAACTCTGCGTCTCCATTGAGCGGTTGTACGTTCACGAGTCGGTCGCGGACGCGTTCGTGGAGCGGTTCGTCGCCCGTACGAAGGCGATGCGGCTGGGGTCCGCGCTCGCGTACGGCGCCGACATGGGCTCGCTCGTCGGCGAGCGCCAGCTCAAGACCGTGACCGGCCATGTCGATGAGGCCGTCGCCAAGGGCGCCACGGTCCTCGCGGGCGGCGTCGCGCGCCCCGACATCGGGCCGTACTTCTACGAGCCCACCATCCTGGAGGGCGTCGAGGCGCCGATGTCGGTCTGCACCGAGGAGACCTTCGGGCCGGTCGTCTCCATCTACCGGTTCCGCGACGAGGACGAGGCCGTCGAGCTGGCCAACTCCACGCCGTACGGGCTCAATTCGAGCGTATGGACACGTGACGCCCGGCGCGGGCACGCGGTCGCGACGCGGCTGCGCACCGGCACCGTCAACATCAACGAGGGGTACGCCTCCGCGTACGGCAGCGTCCGGGCGCCGATGGGCGGCATGAAGGAGTCCGGCCTCGGCCGCAGGCACGGCTCCGAAGGCATTCTCAAATTCACCGAGGTACAGACCGTCGCGCGGCAGCGCGTGCTGCCGATGGCTCCGTCGATGGGCATGGACGACGAGAAGTACGCGGCGTTCATGACCAGGAGCCTGCGCGCGCTCAAGGCCTTCCGGCTGCGCTGA